A genome region from Alteripontixanthobacter maritimus includes the following:
- a CDS encoding [protein-PII] uridylyltransferase, translating into MNNLRIPNQRAILDRRKLVAQIAALGPDTGNAADVRPHVVEVLKVALEQGRAELERRLADKPSAGHEITGGYAFLVDQLVRVIHDHVTAQVYPAGNRSAGERLSIMAVGGYGRAEMAPHSDVDIAFITPTRKAPWCEQVIEAMLYLFWDLGLQVGHSSRSVDDTVRMAKEDLTIRTALLEGRYIWGDQQLYDEISRRFQSEVVHGSRQQFTTEKLAERDARHQRMGDSRYVVEPNVKDGKGGLRDLHTLYWIGKYTHGVKSAAELVDVGLFTRAEYRSFRRAERFMLAVRSHLHTITGRAEDRLTFDLQRQVAEAMNFADRPGKSAVERFMQFYFLQARRVGSLTGVFLAHIEDEFAAAKQRRGILAAFDPKPRDLQGYKVLAGRISAPSDDWFRQDPVRLVEIFQLAEEHALEIHPATMRQADRDSGLILKDVQEDERANALFLKLLTGRNNPESVLRWMNEAGVFGRFVPDFGKVNAQMQFDMYHHYTVDEHTIRAIGLLSRIERGELEDDHPRATREIHRVASRRAAYVAVLLHDIAKGRGGDHSELGAEVAHELCPRFGLDAGETALVSWLVKQHLLMSHTAFKRDLTDPATIENYVGEVQSMERLRQLAILTAVDIRAVGPGVWNSWKGQLLGELFDASQERLRLGHKRHGRAQKVTAKRDAVRASLGDKVAVLETHKAEFPDAYFIAEPEDIIALNIVQYDAARRLDHELSVHCEYYEARGATLVTVIAADHPGLFFRIAGGIHLAGANIIDARIHTTRSGFAVDNFLIQDPHGRPFREAAQLERIKRSIADALASRVELIPKLAARPLTHSRSKAFDVQPRVIIDNDASGRFTVIEVNARDRAALLNRLARALFEAGLMVHSAHITHYGERAVDVFYVTDLTNGKVTAPDKLQAIETALVECASDEWQEEMENA; encoded by the coding sequence TTGAACAACCTCCGTATCCCCAACCAGCGCGCCATTCTCGACCGGCGCAAGCTTGTGGCGCAGATTGCCGCGCTGGGGCCGGATACGGGCAACGCTGCAGATGTGCGCCCACACGTCGTGGAAGTGCTGAAGGTGGCGCTTGAACAGGGGCGGGCTGAACTGGAACGGCGGCTGGCGGACAAACCCAGCGCGGGCCACGAGATTACCGGCGGTTATGCGTTTCTGGTCGATCAGCTGGTGCGCGTGATCCACGATCATGTCACCGCGCAGGTCTATCCTGCTGGCAACCGGTCGGCGGGCGAACGGCTGTCGATCATGGCGGTGGGCGGTTACGGCCGGGCCGAAATGGCGCCGCATTCCGATGTGGATATCGCTTTTATCACTCCCACTCGGAAGGCTCCGTGGTGCGAACAGGTGATCGAGGCGATGCTGTACCTGTTCTGGGATCTGGGTCTGCAGGTGGGCCATTCCAGCCGCAGCGTGGACGATACCGTGCGCATGGCGAAGGAAGACCTGACCATCCGTACCGCGCTGCTGGAAGGGCGTTATATCTGGGGCGACCAGCAGCTGTATGACGAGATTTCGCGCCGTTTCCAGTCCGAAGTGGTGCATGGGTCCCGGCAGCAGTTCACGACCGAGAAACTGGCGGAACGCGATGCCCGGCACCAGCGGATGGGGGATAGCCGGTATGTGGTGGAACCCAACGTCAAGGACGGGAAGGGCGGCCTGCGCGACCTCCATACATTGTACTGGATCGGCAAATATACCCACGGCGTGAAATCCGCCGCCGAGCTGGTCGATGTGGGGCTGTTCACCCGGGCCGAATATCGCAGTTTCCGCCGCGCGGAACGGTTCATGCTGGCGGTCCGCAGCCATCTGCACACCATTACGGGTCGGGCGGAAGACCGGCTGACATTCGATTTGCAGCGGCAGGTGGCCGAGGCCATGAATTTTGCCGACCGTCCGGGCAAAAGTGCGGTCGAACGTTTCATGCAGTTCTATTTCCTGCAGGCGCGGCGCGTCGGTTCGCTGACAGGCGTTTTCCTCGCCCATATCGAGGACGAGTTCGCCGCGGCGAAACAGCGCCGGGGCATCCTTGCGGCATTTGATCCCAAGCCGCGCGATCTGCAGGGATACAAGGTGCTGGCCGGGCGCATTTCCGCGCCATCGGATGACTGGTTCCGCCAGGATCCCGTCCGCCTGGTCGAGATCTTCCAGCTGGCCGAGGAACATGCGCTGGAAATTCATCCCGCCACCATGCGGCAGGCAGACCGTGACAGCGGCCTGATCCTGAAGGACGTTCAGGAAGACGAACGCGCCAACGCCCTGTTCCTCAAACTGCTGACGGGCCGCAACAATCCTGAAAGCGTGCTGCGCTGGATGAACGAGGCGGGGGTATTCGGCCGGTTCGTGCCGGATTTCGGCAAAGTCAACGCGCAGATGCAGTTCGACATGTATCACCATTATACGGTGGATGAACATACGATCCGCGCCATCGGCCTGCTGTCCCGTATCGAGCGCGGCGAGCTGGAGGACGACCATCCGCGCGCCACCCGCGAAATCCACCGCGTTGCCAGCCGCCGCGCGGCTTATGTCGCCGTGTTGCTGCACGATATTGCCAAGGGGCGGGGCGGCGACCATTCCGAACTTGGGGCAGAAGTTGCCCACGAACTGTGTCCGCGTTTCGGGCTGGATGCGGGTGAGACGGCGCTTGTCAGCTGGCTGGTGAAGCAGCACCTCCTGATGAGTCATACCGCTTTCAAGCGCGACCTGACCGATCCGGCCACAATCGAGAATTACGTCGGTGAGGTGCAGAGCATGGAGCGCCTGCGCCAGCTTGCCATCCTGACAGCGGTCGATATCCGCGCGGTCGGACCGGGCGTCTGGAACAGCTGGAAAGGTCAGTTGCTGGGCGAATTGTTCGACGCCTCGCAGGAGCGGTTGCGGCTGGGTCACAAGCGCCATGGCCGGGCGCAGAAAGTCACTGCCAAGCGCGATGCCGTGCGCGCGTCGCTGGGTGACAAGGTGGCGGTGCTGGAAACGCACAAAGCCGAGTTCCCCGACGCCTATTTCATTGCGGAACCGGAAGACATCATCGCGCTCAACATCGTGCAGTATGATGCGGCCCGCAGGCTCGACCACGAATTGTCGGTCCACTGCGAATATTACGAAGCGCGCGGAGCCACGCTGGTGACAGTCATTGCAGCCGACCATCCGGGGCTGTTCTTCCGCATTGCCGGCGGCATCCACCTTGCCGGTGCGAACATCATCGATGCGCGCATCCACACCACGCGCAGCGGCTTCGCTGTTGACAACTTCCTGATTCAGGACCCGCATGGTCGGCCATTCAGGGAAGCAGCGCAGCTGGAACGGATCAAGCGCAGCATCGCGGATGCGCTGGCCAGCCGGGTGGAACTTATCCCTAAGCTCGCCGCTCGCCCGCTGACCCACAGCCGGTCGAAGGCTTTCGATGTCCAGCCGCGCGTTATTATCGACAATGATGCCTCGGGGCGCTTCACCGTGATCGAGGTGAACGCCCGCGACCGTGCCGCCCTCCTCAACCGTCTCGCCCGCGCATTGTTCGAAGCAGGCCTGATGGTGCATTCCGCCCACATCACCCATTATGGGGAACGCGCGGTCGACGTGTTCTACGTGACCGATCTGACGAACGGCAAAGTCACCGCACCGGACAAGTTGCAGGCGATCGAAACGGCACTGGTGGAATGCGCCAGCGACGAATGGCAGGAAGAAATGGAAAACGCCTAG
- a CDS encoding class I adenylate-forming enzyme family protein, whose protein sequence is MPTELDITLDRIMDAVTAPDQMFGTAPIDRGGVEMPAFKAAPPSLSHYFAHYCNEHGDATFLVDGDVRLSFAETYAAAQSAAVGLVTRQGLKRGDRVGIAARNSANWVVAHMAIIMAGGCSTLLNGFSTGNELEDAIALVDCSIVLADEPRAKRLDGSPHADKIVLFDHGVAPAKGLANIWPENGADQTLPDLGPDDLATILYTSGSTGASKGAYSDHRGVLHGIMNYVAQTVMALQYMTGKGEAPTGQPCALVAVPLFHVTGEIPVLLQSIAIGRKLVLMPKWDAVDAMRLMEAETVTYFVGVPLMSYELATREERKDYDLSACKSFAAGGSARPVDHVNKIADSFPEAFPLLGYGLTETNAVGCGNFNENYLNKPGSTGKPSRPIVDLAILNDDGGKLAQGEVGEICIRSVANFLGYWDNDEATEAAFTKDRYFRTGDLGYLDEDDYLFIVDRKKDIIIRGGENISCIEVEEALYGHPDVTECSVFGLPEEKFGEIVAAVYVVRDGADVGADDLREFVSGRIAPFKMPEKIWHSKASLPRLGTQKIDKRTVKSLYENRSDSA, encoded by the coding sequence ATGCCGACAGAACTCGACATTACGCTAGACCGAATCATGGACGCGGTCACCGCGCCCGACCAGATGTTCGGCACCGCGCCGATCGATCGCGGGGGTGTCGAAATGCCGGCGTTCAAGGCCGCACCGCCCAGTCTCAGCCATTATTTCGCACATTATTGCAACGAACATGGTGACGCGACTTTTCTGGTCGATGGCGATGTCCGGCTGAGCTTTGCCGAAACCTATGCGGCCGCTCAGTCCGCCGCGGTCGGGCTGGTAACCCGGCAAGGGCTAAAGCGGGGCGACCGCGTCGGCATTGCGGCGCGCAATTCCGCCAATTGGGTAGTGGCGCATATGGCCATCATCATGGCGGGCGGTTGTTCCACTTTGTTGAACGGCTTTTCCACCGGCAACGAGCTGGAAGACGCTATTGCGCTGGTCGATTGTTCGATCGTGCTGGCCGATGAACCCCGTGCCAAACGGCTCGACGGCAGCCCGCATGCGGACAAGATCGTGCTGTTCGATCACGGCGTCGCTCCGGCGAAGGGGCTGGCGAACATCTGGCCCGAAAACGGCGCAGACCAAACTCTGCCCGATCTGGGCCCGGACGATCTGGCCACCATCCTTTATACCTCTGGATCGACCGGTGCATCGAAAGGCGCCTATTCCGACCATCGCGGCGTGTTGCACGGCATCATGAACTACGTCGCGCAGACGGTGATGGCGCTGCAATACATGACCGGCAAAGGCGAAGCGCCAACGGGCCAGCCTTGCGCGCTGGTGGCCGTGCCGCTGTTCCATGTGACGGGCGAAATTCCCGTCCTGCTCCAATCCATCGCCATCGGGCGCAAGCTTGTGCTCATGCCGAAATGGGATGCCGTGGATGCCATGCGTCTGATGGAAGCGGAAACGGTGACCTATTTCGTCGGCGTTCCTTTGATGAGCTACGAACTCGCCACACGCGAAGAGCGCAAGGATTACGACCTGAGCGCCTGCAAGAGCTTCGCCGCGGGCGGTTCAGCCCGGCCCGTCGATCACGTCAACAAGATCGCAGACAGTTTCCCGGAAGCGTTTCCGCTACTGGGTTACGGCCTCACCGAAACCAATGCGGTGGGCTGCGGCAATTTCAACGAGAACTACCTGAACAAGCCGGGCAGCACGGGCAAGCCTAGCAGGCCCATCGTCGACCTCGCGATCCTGAACGACGATGGCGGCAAGCTGGCGCAGGGCGAAGTGGGCGAAATCTGCATCCGCTCGGTTGCCAATTTCCTGGGCTACTGGGACAATGACGAAGCCACCGAGGCAGCCTTTACCAAGGACCGCTATTTCCGCACCGGCGACCTCGGCTATCTGGACGAGGACGATTACCTGTTCATCGTCGACCGCAAGAAGGACATCATCATCCGCGGCGGCGAGAATATCTCCTGCATCGAAGTGGAGGAAGCGCTGTACGGCCATCCCGACGTCACCGAATGCAGCGTGTTCGGCCTGCCGGAAGAGAAATTCGGCGAGATCGTTGCGGCCGTCTATGTCGTGCGCGATGGGGCCGATGTCGGCGCGGACGATTTGCGCGAATTCGTGTCGGGCCGCATTGCGCCTTTCAAGATGCCGGAGAAGATCTGGCACAGCAAAGCGTCGTTGCCGCGCCTTGGCACGCAGAAGATCGACAAGCGCACGGTGAAGTCGCTTTACGAAAACCGTTCCGATTCCGCCTAG
- a CDS encoding thiamine phosphate synthase, with protein sequence MPRQFLPRIWLMTDARNDAVLERAITRLPRGSGVVFRHYHLAEEARRQRFSEISAIARAHGHAVVLSGPASLAVRWKADGTYGTPDMLGGSDGLLTLATAHNRSELRAAARAGADAAFLSPVFSTRSHPNGTSLGPARFRLLARHAGLPVIALGGMTRMRARLLGHPHWAAIDGLS encoded by the coding sequence ATGCCACGCCAGTTCCTTCCCCGCATCTGGCTGATGACCGATGCCCGCAACGACGCCGTGCTGGAGCGTGCGATCACCCGCTTGCCGCGCGGATCAGGCGTGGTCTTTCGGCACTATCACTTGGCTGAAGAAGCGCGCCGCCAGCGGTTTTCCGAAATTTCGGCAATCGCGCGGGCGCACGGCCACGCGGTGGTCCTGTCCGGTCCTGCGAGCCTTGCCGTCAGGTGGAAAGCTGATGGAACATACGGCACGCCGGACATGCTGGGGGGATCGGACGGGCTGCTGACTCTCGCCACCGCGCATAACCGGTCGGAACTTCGCGCTGCGGCGCGAGCAGGAGCGGACGCGGCGTTTCTGTCGCCGGTCTTTTCCACCCGCTCTCACCCAAACGGCACTTCGCTCGGCCCGGCGCGGTTCCGGCTGCTGGCGCGCCACGCCGGCCTGCCGGTTATCGCCTTGGGCGGAATGACTCGGATGCGGGCGCGATTGCTAGGCCATCCCCATTGGGCGGCGATCGACGGATTATCTTGA
- the lgt gene encoding prolipoprotein diacylglyceryl transferase, protein MLSLLASAGDAPIQWAELGLKPGIDLGFFTLRYYSLAYLGGIVLGYWHLTRMIKAPGAPMAARHAEDLFFYCTLGIILGGRLGYAMFYDPSLFTSFDGDGFVSWGLLRLWDGGMSFHGGLMGVLVAIAWVSRSGGLSFLRVCDYIAVNVPFGMFFGRMANFINGELWGRPTDVPWAMVFPTDPLQVGRHPSQLYEAALEGAILIVILLLLFWKTRARYRPGLLVGVFTAGIALGRFTVEFFRQPDAQLTEFARDTGLSMGQWLTIPLILLGIFVTVRALMKPPIGKTTVPPPEPEPA, encoded by the coding sequence TTGCTGTCACTACTCGCGAGCGCAGGCGATGCTCCCATCCAGTGGGCGGAACTCGGGCTGAAGCCCGGTATCGATCTCGGCTTCTTTACTTTGCGCTATTACAGCCTGGCCTATCTGGGCGGGATTGTGCTGGGGTACTGGCATCTGACGCGCATGATCAAGGCGCCCGGCGCCCCGATGGCGGCGCGGCATGCGGAAGACCTGTTTTTCTATTGCACGCTCGGCATCATCCTGGGCGGACGGCTGGGCTATGCGATGTTCTACGATCCTTCGCTGTTCACCAGCTTCGATGGCGACGGCTTCGTGTCCTGGGGTCTGTTGCGCCTCTGGGACGGCGGGATGAGCTTCCACGGCGGGCTGATGGGCGTACTGGTGGCGATTGCCTGGGTTTCGCGCAGCGGCGGGCTGTCGTTCCTGCGGGTGTGCGATTACATTGCGGTCAACGTGCCGTTCGGCATGTTTTTCGGCCGCATGGCAAACTTCATCAATGGCGAGCTGTGGGGCCGCCCGACCGACGTGCCGTGGGCGATGGTCTTCCCGACCGACCCGCTGCAAGTTGGCCGCCATCCCAGCCAGCTATACGAGGCTGCGCTGGAAGGCGCGATCCTGATCGTAATCCTGTTGCTGTTGTTCTGGAAAACTCGCGCACGCTATCGCCCCGGGCTGCTGGTGGGTGTGTTCACCGCCGGCATCGCGCTGGGCCGCTTCACCGTCGAATTCTTTCGCCAGCCGGACGCCCAGCTGACCGAGTTCGCGCGCGATACCGGCCTTTCGATGGGCCAGTGGCTGACCATTCCGCTGATCTTGCTGGGCATATTCGTGACGGTGCGTGCACTTATGAAACCGCCGATCGGCAAAACGACCGTGCCCCCGCCCGAGCCGGAGCCTGCGTGA
- a CDS encoding YggS family pyridoxal phosphate-dependent enzyme yields the protein MDTAPETSAPDTPLSAVNAAIAKSCKIARREPDEVTLIAVSKTREAGEIVPLLQAGHRVFGENRVQEAQAKWPALREAYDGVELHCIGQLQSNKAEDAAALFDCIHSLDRTSLLKALAKAFDKTGRRVPCFVQVDIGREPQKGGVPIEELSAFLAKAREMDVPVVGLMCLPPSDIEPAPFFALLHKLAHDNGLNQLSMGMSGDYETAVRLGATHIRVGTALFGPRAG from the coding sequence ATGGACACAGCACCCGAAACTTCCGCTCCCGATACACCGCTGTCTGCTGTGAACGCTGCCATTGCCAAAAGCTGCAAGATTGCGCGCCGCGAACCGGACGAGGTTACACTGATCGCGGTCAGCAAGACGCGCGAAGCAGGCGAAATTGTTCCGCTGCTGCAGGCCGGTCACCGGGTGTTCGGCGAAAACCGCGTGCAGGAAGCGCAGGCGAAATGGCCCGCCCTGCGTGAGGCGTATGACGGCGTCGAACTGCACTGCATCGGCCAGTTGCAGTCCAACAAGGCGGAGGACGCCGCCGCCTTGTTCGATTGCATCCATTCGCTCGACCGGACGAGCCTGCTCAAGGCATTGGCCAAGGCGTTCGACAAGACCGGCCGCCGCGTGCCCTGTTTCGTGCAGGTCGATATAGGGCGCGAACCGCAGAAGGGCGGCGTGCCGATCGAAGAGTTGTCAGCGTTTCTCGCCAAGGCGCGCGAGATGGACGTGCCGGTCGTCGGGCTGATGTGCCTACCGCCGTCCGACATCGAGCCGGCCCCGTTCTTCGCCCTCCTGCACAAGCTGGCGCACGACAACGGGCTGAACCAACTCAGTATGGGCATGAGCGGCGATTACGAAACCGCTGTGCGTTTGGGCGCGACCCATATTCGCGTAGGAACGGCGCTGTTCGGCCCGCGAGCAGGCTGA
- a CDS encoding class I SAM-dependent methyltransferase: protein MSLADTFRRLIRNTGPISLAQFMGESNAQYYSRRDPLGRPTETGGGDFVTAPEISQMFGELIGLWLADIWIRAGGIEPVHYVELGPGRGTLAKDALRSAKQYGLVPHVHFVETSPALTVIQRSTVPDAIWHSDLSTVPLTGPVLIVGNEFLDALPVRQLVRTTDGWRERMVGLADDAFGFVAGMQPMDAAVPAPMRNAEPGTILETCPAAAAILYEIAGRLAGQGGAALLIDYGHNDMRAGSTLQAVRAHQKVDPLATPGEADLTALVDFATLARIAQSRDAVHMGTVTQGDWLRAMGIEVRAEQLAQKAPQYRDELMAAKERLIAPDQMGELFKVMGLGAPGWPEGAGFAPE from the coding sequence ATGTCTCTGGCAGACACGTTCCGCCGCCTGATCCGCAACACTGGTCCGATATCGCTTGCCCAGTTCATGGGCGAGAGCAACGCGCAGTATTATAGTCGCCGTGATCCACTGGGCCGTCCTACGGAAACAGGTGGCGGTGATTTCGTGACCGCACCGGAAATCAGCCAGATGTTTGGCGAACTGATTGGCTTGTGGCTGGCCGATATTTGGATCAGGGCCGGGGGCATCGAACCTGTCCATTATGTTGAACTGGGCCCGGGCCGCGGGACGCTGGCGAAGGATGCGCTGCGCAGCGCCAAGCAATACGGGTTGGTGCCGCATGTCCACTTTGTGGAAACATCGCCCGCGCTGACGGTTATCCAGCGCAGCACCGTACCCGATGCTATCTGGCACTCCGATCTTTCCACCGTACCGCTAACTGGGCCGGTGCTGATCGTCGGCAATGAGTTCCTGGACGCGCTGCCGGTGCGGCAACTGGTCCGAACCACCGACGGCTGGCGCGAGAGGATGGTGGGATTGGCAGACGATGCCTTCGGTTTCGTGGCTGGCATGCAACCGATGGACGCGGCGGTTCCGGCGCCGATGCGCAATGCCGAGCCGGGCACGATCTTGGAAACCTGCCCTGCCGCGGCTGCGATCCTGTATGAAATCGCAGGCAGGCTGGCCGGACAGGGCGGCGCGGCGCTGCTGATCGATTACGGACATAACGACATGCGCGCAGGTTCCACCCTGCAGGCGGTGCGCGCCCATCAGAAAGTCGATCCGCTGGCAACGCCGGGGGAGGCGGACCTTACGGCCCTGGTCGATTTTGCCACACTGGCCCGCATCGCGCAGTCGCGCGACGCGGTGCATATGGGTACAGTCACCCAAGGCGATTGGCTGCGCGCGATGGGTATCGAGGTGCGGGCGGAGCAGCTGGCACAGAAGGCTCCGCAATATCGCGACGAACTGATGGCCGCGAAAGAGCGTTTGATCGCGCCTGACCAAATGGGCGAATTGTTTAAGGTGATGGGGCTCGGCGCACCGGGCTGGCCCGAAGGCGCGGGCTTCGCGCCGGAATGA